In Candidatus Methanoperedens sp., the genomic window TGCAGCTTCCTGGGCAGACCGCATTTATATACTTAATAAAGGAAAAGTTTTCAGGTCAGGTATCCCGAAGCATATTTTTTCAGATGAAAAAATCATCTCTGATGCAGGGTTGAGGCAGCCTGTGATCGTCCAGACCTATCGCGAATTCAGGGCAAGGGGAATTTCAAAAGGTGAGGTTCCGCTTTCTGTTCTTGATTTTATGGAATCCATGGAAAGTGTAAAAGTAATGAATATCAGGTGTGCGATCGCAGGATGTGATCTTAAGACCGGGGATAAAGTATCACTTGAGATCAGGGAGGGGATGCTTGTTGCGGACAGAGGTTCTGATGGTGTGACCGGAATTGCGATGTTTAATGGGAATAAAGGTGAAGACATTGCAGTAAAGGATGTTGTGGGGGATTTGCAGTATCATGAGGGAAAAATCACTGTTATCAGGGTTCCTGCTGTCATTGAAGGCGGATCAAGAGCGGCAGATATAGATAAAATTCATGATTTTCTTGATAAGAATAAGAAACAAAAGATAGGAGCAATGGGTACCTCAGCAAAAGCTCTGATGAATAAGATGGAAATAAAATGCGATTTCGAGTTCGATGTGATACAATCAACAATGCTGGCAGCACTTCGCGGCCTGGATGTAGCGGTTTTTGCCTCAGGGGGTATGGCTGATAGGGTAATAGAAAAGGTTAAGGAGAGAAAACTCAATTGCCAGGGTTTGAATATTTAGGAACTTTCAAAATTCCAAAAGGAATTATTAAAAACAGAACCATCTTACGATCATGTCAGACCTTTTAAACATCATTACATCCTCGGTAATCCAAAAGGGCCTCTG contains:
- a CDS encoding ATP-binding cassette domain-containing protein; this translates as MIAIQTIGLEYVYADGTPALSGVDFEVHAGEKIAVLGPNGSGKTTLFYHFNGLVMPAKGEVRIFGENINKTDIDEVRRRVGLVFQESDNQLFAPSVFEDIAFGPRNLRLSQDEVKKRVSYVLHRFDIEALAKKNPASLSAGQKKRVAIAGVVAMEPDVLVLDEPTSGMDAGGINDTLGILEELNDEGKTIIISTHDSDLAASWADRIYILNKGKVFRSGIPKHIFSDEKIISDAGLRQPVIVQTYREFRARGISKGEVPLSVLDFMESMESVKVMNIRCAIAGCDLKTGDKVSLEIREGMLVADRGSDGVTGIAMFNGNKGEDIAVKDVVGDLQYHEGKITVIRVPAVIEGGSRAADIDKIHDFLDKNKKQKIGAMGTSAKALMNKMEIKCDFEFDVIQSTMLAALRGLDVAVFASGGMADRVIEKVKERKLNCQGLNI